TTTGGGAGAGGCTTATTTTACCAATAAGCAATATGATTTGGCCTTAGAAAGTTATAAGAAAGCAATCAGTCTTGGCGGAACCAACGGTAATGCTGAAAGAATGATAGAAAAAATCGAGAACGCAAAAGATAAATAATTAGTTTACTGTTTAATCTAAAGGACCTAAATACTAAAAATTATATTGAAAAAATTTAGTCTACAAGAAATTGCTTTATAAAAATAAGCTTTGCAATTCTTATTTAATTTGATTTAAAAGTAACAAGAAGAAACATTTATAATTGCTGATTCTTTTATCCTGAGGACAAAAATTTTCATTTAATCAGATAATAGATAAGTAATTTGTAAGCATTTCTTCTTGTACTTTTTGGGACTATGACTATGTTATTTTTGTTTATAATTTTATTTTTTTAAGATTAAATTTCATTAATGGTCTGTTGATGCAATCACTAATTTTTTATTACCATTCTTCCTGGAGAAAAATAACAATAGCGGTAATGCCAAACCAAATGCCGCCCCGATAAAAAGATAAGCATCGATATAACTTAAAATGAAAACTTGTTTCTGAACAATCGCATCCATTAGTCCGATGGCTCTATGGTGCGCATCACCTAGGCTAAAACCTTTACTTTGAAAAAGGGATGTATACTTATTCAGTCTTTCTACCACTGAATTGTTGGTGTATGTAATGTTTGAAACCAGATCTGACCTGTGTTGAGCCATTCTTCTGACAATAAAAGTATTGATAATAGAAATGCCAAAAGATCCTCCCAGCTGTCTCATCATATTATTTATTGCCGTTCCCTGCGGTATATCTTCGGGTCTTAATGAAGAAATAGCAAGCGTAGAAAGAGGAACAGTCAGTAATGCCATTCCCAGTGCCCTGAAAATTAAATTAACCGAAATTGTAGCGAATGAAACCTCTAAAGTTACCTTGGACATTGACCAATTGAAGTAGATGAAGCAACAAAAGCCAATGAGTACAATTATTGCAGGTGGCACACCTTTCTGTAGCACACGCCCTGTAATAATTAAGGCAAATACGGCAATAATAGATCCGGGAAGGAGCATTAAACCAGCCATTGATGGTGTAAACTGTAAGAGCCTCTGAGCAAATACAGGAGTAAGATAAATAGAAGTAAACATCCCCATACCGGTAATAAAGGTGAGCAATGCGGAAATACTTAATGAAGGGGATTTTAAAATTGATAACTTAACGACAGGATATGCAGTTGTAAGTTCCCTGTAAACAAAAAGAAGAAGTGAAATAAATGCAGTAACCGCAAGTATCGTAATATAGCGGGTTTCAAACCAATCTTCTGTTTCTCCACGTTCCAGAATGGTTTGTAAAGAACCGACTCCTATGATCAGTAATATGATTCCCATCCAATCTATTTCTTTTATCTTTTTTCTTGTTGGAGATTCAGGAAGTATCCGATAACAGATAACAGCAGTGATAATACCAATAGGAATATTAATATAAAAAATCCATTCCCAGGAATAGTTATCAATTATGTTTCCGCCAAGTGTTGGTCCAATCGTTGGTCCGATAAAAACACCGATACCAAATAGGGCGCTCGCTATATTTTGTTTTTCTTTCGGAAAGCATTCGTAAACAACCGTTGCAGAGACAGAGAGCAATGCACCTCCACCGATACCCTGAAAAAAGCGAAAAGCTACCAGTTCCCATATTCCGGAAGCATTCCCACACATAAAAGAACAAAATGTAAACAGCACAAGAGAACCAATATAGTAATTTCTGCGTCCCAGGTTATTTACAAGAAAACCTGTCATCGGGATAATGATAACATTTGCAATGCCGTAAGAAGTCACAACCCACGAAGTATCTTCCAAGGTTGCTCCCAGACTTCCGCTCATATGATTGATAGCCACGTTGACAATGGATGTATCAATCAATTCCATAATAGCTGCCGATATTACGGTAATAATCAAGAGTATTCGATTCATTTTTTATATTTTTCCCTTTTTAAGATTAAATATACCGATCAGTATATTTAATCTTAAAAAAAAATCCTTAAAATAGTTATGACTTTTTATTATTGTATGTAGTTGTGAAGAAGCTTTTTTGCGAACTACTCAAGAGCAACATCCACCACATTTACAACTACCAGAACCGGCTCAGGCTGATGACTTGTATTATCATAGTTACGAATAAATACCTGTCTTTTGCTCGGAAATTTTATTCCCTGTACCTCTATATAATCATACAGATAGTGAGCACTTGCCACATTTTCAGAAATTTCCACATTATAATCATGCCTGCGCATTAGACCATTTTTGTCGATATAAAATGTCTGAATACGGCTGTGGCTTTCGACTGTTTCAGGAAAAATAACCCTCAGTCTACGGAATGTTTCGCCATCTTCTTCCCAGGGATCAATTTCTGTTACCTCAAAAGCAGGATTTGCAAAGCAAAACGGTGCGTTGAAGTAAATCCATATGGCATAGCTTGCAAAATAAAATGCCTGTAAGCGCGTCCAAGGTGTTTCCCTCTTGTGATTAATAAATGACTGTCTGGGATTTGAAAGTTCCTCAATTATTTCATTATTCAGTGTTAAAGCAGCGACATGGTCTGGTTCAAACGATGTTTTCCAATCTGCATAAACCGGCTGAAAAGATACTGATTGCTTTTTGGTACTTACAGAAACATACGTATCATTTATGATTCCCGGTTGTTGTTTCCTAATCCAGGTTAGCCCATCAACTTTTAGATGTGCCGATATGTTATTAAACTTGTCCCAGTTTTCAAGACCGCCATGTGCCTCGATCGTTAATTTTAAGAGATCATTCATAAATTATTTTTATAGTTATTCTTAGTTATACTGTTGATGATATATATATATAAAACAGGCTATAATTAGTATAAAATAGCGGTCATCTTCAGCATAAAGTTTATTTGTTGTGGCCCTCAATAATTTATCTATGTATTATTGAAGGTTTCGGTGACTATAAGCAACGCGTTAAACTCTTTAACTACTATCTATATATCTTTTTTTCATTTTTCAGCAATTCTAAAATATACCAATCGGTATATTAATATTTAAAAAAATAACCCTTGTAATTCTTGTTTAACAATAAGTTAATTCTTGATGCATTTATTTGTAAATATTCGGATCATTCAATTTTAAAAAGTGATACATCCCTCTCTAAAATACAGTGAATAAGAGCAATATATTTCAACAACTATATCTTTTTAAACTCATTGTTTCTCCTGATTTCTAAAAATAAAACTTTAATTGCATGCAAATATAAATAAAATAAAATACCGATTGGTATATTTTTATTACATTTGTATGTAGTAAGGTTCACTCCAAAATAAACTGGATAGAAAATTATAAATATCAATATACTCATCGGTATATTACAAAATATAAAAATTATGAAAGATGTATTTATCGTATCCGCTAAACGAACTCCTATAGGCAGCTTATTAGGTCATTTATCAGGATATACCGCTACGCAATTAGGAAGTATCGCCATCGAAAATGCGCTGAAAAGTATTGCATTAAGCCCTGAATGGATTGATAGTATTTATATGGGAAATGTGTTGAGCGCAGGAGTTGGACAGTCACCAGCCAGACAAGCTGCAATTTTTTCAAAAATCCCTTATGAAAAAGACGCTACCACCATAAATAAAGTGTGTGCATCAGGAATGAAGGCAACAATGCTGGGAGCACAACAAATCCAAACCGGACTGGAGAACATTGTAGTGACAGGCGGTATGGAAAGCATGAGTAATGTGCCCCATTATGCCTTTTTGCGGAAAGGTACAAAGTTAGGGAATGTCAGTCTTATCGATGGTATGACCAAAGATGGATTATGGGACGTGTATAATGATTTTCATATGGGAAGTGCAGCTGAATTAGGAATTAAAAAGTATGGACATACCAGACAAGAAATTGATGCGTATGCATTACGCTCTTATGAAAATGCACAAAAAGCCACAGAACAGGGTAAGCTCAAGAATGAGCTTGCTATAGTAACTATTCAGGAAAAGAAAGAAACTGTTATCATAGACAAAGATGAAGATATCTATAAACTGATTCTGGAGAAAGTAGCTCAGCTAAAACCTGTTTTTGAAGAAGACGGACTACTTACTGCCGCTAATTCGAGCAATTTGAATGATGGTGCGGCAGCTTTATTACTTGCTTCTGAAGATGCCGTATTGAAATATAATTTACAACCATTAGCTAAAATTCTATCATATGCCGATGCAGCCCAAGCTCCAGAGTGGTTTACGACCACACCGTCCATTGCTATTCCCAAAGCTTTGAAACAAGCAAACTTAAATATTGCGGATATCAGTTATTTTGAAATCAACGAAGCTTATGCTTCTGTTATTCTTTCCAATCAAAAAATTTTAGGATTAGATCTAGAAAAAATTAATGTTTACGGAGGGGCCGTTGCTTTAGGCCATCCAATAGGAGCTTCCGGCGCAAGGATTATTGTGACACTTCTGAATGTACTACAGCAAGAAAAAGGGAAATATGGAGTAGCTGCCATATGCAATGGTGGTGGTGGTGCCTCTGCTATTGTTATCGAAAACTTGGTTAGATAAATAGCAAAATCTTCACCCAAAATATTAAAAATAAAGATAAACTGTAATTACACGATAATGTAAAAACAAAAAACTCCGGAACATCCGGAGACAAAAAGCACAAATGATGAAAAAATTATTTAAGGTTCTAAATAAAGCTTTTCTTCAATTAAAAATATTAAGATAATCATTCCCTAATACGATAACTTACAGCTGATTGACAACCAGATTATAAAAACTGTATTTTATTTTGAGGAAATCCGGAATAACTAAAAAAACTTGAATTGAGTCTATTACCGTTAAATAAGCCAATTCTTGTTCTTTAATTTCAAAACAGCATGTTGAATTTGAGGAAAGCAGAGTAGAATAATGATTACGGAAATCACTCCCATTAACATCAAATCATAATAATCTCGTGTAGCGCGAGCCAATATCTGATGCCCAATCAGCTGATTAAAATAGCCAGTTGATCCCGCTTTAGAGGTATATACATCATTACCTGCACTCATATATTGCTTTTGGATATCCAATAAAGTAACTGGTAATTGGGGATTAATATCCGTGAGGTTTTCTCTTACCTTTTCCCGAACTGCCGACTTTGCAAATAATTGAAGTTCATTATTAAATGCCAGACTAACCGTAAATCCAGTAAACCTTGCGAATATTCCAATAAGTGATGCACTTATTAAAATTTTAGGAGGTACGGATGAAGCCATAAATAAAACAATCGGAACAAATAATATTCCTGTTGCCATACCATAGATAAACAAAGGTAGGATGAAATCAGTTGTTTCTCCCTGCACAGAAACAAATAGCAACATATAGACGTAATACACTGCCATAGTGATAAAACCAAAGATGATAATTCTTATCAGGTTAAAGCCCATCAAGATAAAGCGGGAGGTAATAAACATGCTCAAAATTGTTCCTGTAATTACGGCTATCCATATGGGAATAGTACTTAAAGGATCATTCCCTAAAATCACTTCAAGATAGCCATAAGCAAGACCTGTACTTCCTTTAAATATGTAAAATATAAAAAGAAGTAAGAGACCAGTGACAAAATTCTTTATCTTAAAAACCCTCAAATTGATTAATGGCCTTTTAAGCTTTAATTCTCTCATAATAAAAATAGAAAGGATGACTAGATTGCTTATGCTAAGGATAAATATCAATAAACTATCTAGCCATCCCAACTGTCTTCCATACACAAGGATGTATCCTAATATTAAGATAAACAATACATACAACAGATAACCTATCCAGTCCACCTGGTAGAGTGGAATTTTTTTTGTAAATCGTGCCTT
Above is a genomic segment from Chryseobacterium geocarposphaerae containing:
- a CDS encoding DHA2 family efflux MFS transporter permease subunit is translated as MNRILLIITVISAAIMELIDTSIVNVAINHMSGSLGATLEDTSWVVTSYGIANVIIIPMTGFLVNNLGRRNYYIGSLVLFTFCSFMCGNASGIWELVAFRFFQGIGGGALLSVSATVVYECFPKEKQNIASALFGIGVFIGPTIGPTLGGNIIDNYSWEWIFYINIPIGIITAVICYRILPESPTRKKIKEIDWMGIILLIIGVGSLQTILERGETEDWFETRYITILAVTAFISLLLFVYRELTTAYPVVKLSILKSPSLSISALLTFITGMGMFTSIYLTPVFAQRLLQFTPSMAGLMLLPGSIIAVFALIITGRVLQKGVPPAIIVLIGFCCFIYFNWSMSKVTLEVSFATISVNLIFRALGMALLTVPLSTLAISSLRPEDIPQGTAINNMMRQLGGSFGISIINTFIVRRMAQHRSDLVSNITYTNNSVVERLNKYTSLFQSKGFSLGDAHHRAIGLMDAIVQKQVFILSYIDAYLFIGAAFGLALPLLLFFSRKNGNKKLVIASTDH
- a CDS encoding acetyl-CoA C-acyltransferase — translated: MKDVFIVSAKRTPIGSLLGHLSGYTATQLGSIAIENALKSIALSPEWIDSIYMGNVLSAGVGQSPARQAAIFSKIPYEKDATTINKVCASGMKATMLGAQQIQTGLENIVVTGGMESMSNVPHYAFLRKGTKLGNVSLIDGMTKDGLWDVYNDFHMGSAAELGIKKYGHTRQEIDAYALRSYENAQKATEQGKLKNELAIVTIQEKKETVIIDKDEDIYKLILEKVAQLKPVFEEDGLLTAANSSNLNDGAAALLLASEDAVLKYNLQPLAKILSYADAAQAPEWFTTTPSIAIPKALKQANLNIADISYFEINEAYASVILSNQKILGLDLEKINVYGGAVALGHPIGASGARIIVTLLNVLQQEKGKYGVAAICNGGGGASAIVIENLVR
- a CDS encoding MFS transporter, which encodes MQAYKIPIFKSWVSEWMARSVIFAILMTCLFSFAFYDSPVAAMGFYGIQPTDVQYGMVIIYGSTVAFLALDFRIVKYVEPRKYLLTALAINVLGSTICFHFKDWTLFIIFQFLQGITCALMSGIVLQLIFPRLESVRARVIAYTLLYGSIQIAVPFYSIYTSIVIHFFDFNWLFYGFNIILIILTCIVLLTMNGKARFTKKIPLYQVDWIGYLLYVLFILILGYILVYGRQLGWLDSLLIFILSISNLVILSIFIMRELKLKRPLINLRVFKIKNFVTGLLLLFIFYIFKGSTGLAYGYLEVILGNDPLSTIPIWIAVITGTILSMFITSRFILMGFNLIRIIIFGFITMAVYYVYMLLFVSVQGETTDFILPLFIYGMATGILFVPIVLFMASSVPPKILISASLIGIFARFTGFTVSLAFNNELQLFAKSAVREKVRENLTDINPQLPVTLLDIQKQYMSAGNDVYTSKAGSTGYFNQLIGHQILARATRDYYDLMLMGVISVIIILLCFPQIQHAVLKLKNKNWLI